Sequence from the Pontibacter pudoricolor genome:
ATGGCAAAGGCCCGCGCCGCAGCATTCTGTTTATGACCGTAACCGCTGAAGAAAAAGGCTTGCTGGGTTCTGAATACTACTCAGAAAACCCGATTTTCCCGCTGGCTAACACAGTGGCTAACGTAAACATAGACATGATCGGCCGCATGGACTTCGATTATGAAAAACAAAACGACAGCAACTATATTTATGTGATCGGGGCAGATAAGCTTTCTTCAGAACTGCACGCCATTAACGAAGAAGCGAACCAGAAGTACGTGAACCTGAAGCTTGACTACAAGTTTAACGACGAGAACGATCCGAACCGTTTTTACTACCGTTCAGACCACTATAACTTCGCTAAGAACGGTATTCCGATCATATTCTACTTTAACGGTGTGCACGCAGACTACCACAAAGCCAGCGACTCAGTAGATAAGATCTTATTCGACAGCGCCGAAAAAGTAGCTCGTTTAGCCTTCTACACCACCTGGGAACTTGCCAACCGCGACAACCGCATTGTTGTAGACAGCAATAAAAAGTAGACTTTCAGAGTTAGAGAGTTTGGGAGTTTAAGAGTTAGTGAGTTAAAGAGTATTGGTATTGGTGAGGTTAAGAAACTATAGTTTCTGCATTTATACTTCATTAAATCACTAACTCCTAAACTCTTTAACTCTTAAACTCCCAAACTCTTTATACCTTTAGGGGTGTTTTTTCTTTTTTATAGTTGCAGCAACTATAAATCAGCCCATTCAGTAGGCGAAATAGTTATGAGTAAACTAAAGCAGTTTCTGCTCGATTCAGAAACAAAGTCATTCGACCAGAACCACCGCGCTACCATCAGGTTTAACATCGGTAAGTACAATGCCGCTGTGCAGCGTGGACTCACCCAATATTCCGATCATGAGCTTGCCCGTGAGCGTGCTTCCTATATAAAAACCAACACCATTAAGGACCTTGATAAGTACCTGATGGAATTTGAAGCCAATTTTACTGCCCGTGGCGGCAAAGTTATCTGGGCACGCGATGCGCAGGAAGCTTTAAAAGAGATTGGCGAGATCATGAAGCGCAAACGTGCCAAATCTGTTGTTAAATCCAAGTCGATGATAACAGAGGAGATACACATGAACGAGTTCCTGGAAAAGAACGGCGTGGAAGTGGTGGAAACGGACCTAGGCGAATACATTGTGCAACTGGCCGAGCAGCGCCCCTACCATATTGTAACACCGGCCATGCACATGTCTAAAAAAGATATTGCCGAGCTGTTTGTGCGCAAACTGAACATAGCCCCTACAGATGACGCCCAGGAATTGGTTGGCGTAGCCCGTCGCCTTCTGCGCGACAAGTACACTTCTGCCGAAATTGGTATAACGGGTGGTAACTTTCTGCTGGCAGATGTAGGTGGCGTGGCCGTAACCGAAAACGAAGGGAATGCCCGCTTATCAACTACCTTCCCGAAAACGCATATTGCTATAGTTGGTATCGAGAAAATGTTGCCGTCTATTATGGACCTGGACCTTTTCTGGCCACTACTGAGCACCAGCGGAACCGGGCAGAACGTAACCGTTTATAACACCATATTTACAGGCCCGCGCCAGCCAAACGAAAAGGACGGCCCGGAAGAAATGTATGTTATTCTGCTGGATAACGGCCGTACCGAACTAATGTCTCACCCTGAGAAGCGTGAAGCCTTAAACTGTATCCGTTGTGGAGCCTGCCTTAACATTTGCCCGGTTTATAAAAACATTGGCGGCCATACCTACGAGAGTACATACAGTGGCCCGATCGGTTCTGTGCTTACTCCGCACTTTAACGGCATGGCCGAGAACAAGCACCTGAGCTTTGCCAGTTCGCTGTGCGGTGCCTGTACTTCTGTTTGCCCGGTTAAAATCAACATCCATAACCTGCTGCTGCTTAACCGCAAGCAAAGCGTGGATATGGGCCTTGCCGACAAGCAGGAAAAAACTGCCTTTAAGTTCTGGTTAAAAGCCATGAAGAGCCGCAAACTTATGAACATGGCTCCATCCGGCATCAAGAACTATGTAGTAAAATACATTCTGAAAGATACCTGGAGCAAGCGCCGCGAAGCAATGAAAATAGCGCCAAAATCATTTAACCAGCTCTGGAAGGAAAGATCTTAATTGCTGATTGTTGATTTAGAGCTCTATAGCTCTATAGTTCCGCATCCTTTTCATCCTAATATCCTGCAAATCCTGATTAAGATATAAACAAAACGGCCTGCAAACTATAGCAGGCCGTTTTACTTTATAGTATTCTCCGGATTATCTCCATTATCAGGTTCATTCATAAAGCTATAGTTTAAAACATAGAAGCGTGCCCTGGTTTGCGCGGGAACACCGTTACATCATCAATATCTTTGATCTTGCAAATGAAGCGGGTCATGCGCTCTACCCCAAACCCTGCACCAGCCGTTCTTGGTAATAAACCTCTTTTCGCCACTTCCAGGTAGTCGTTAAATATCTCTTTGTTAGCTCCAGTTTCAGCCATGCGTTTCAGTAGTTGCTTATAGTCGTTCTCGCGCTCTGCACCCGACAAACCTTCTCCGAAACCTTCCGGCCATACCAGGTCATAGTTAAAGTAAGTGCCCGGTTTCATCTGGTCTTCTTTGTCATAAAACTCGCGCTTGTGGTTCAGTAGCCAGAATGGAGAATCAGACATCCCGGATTGCAGCATTTCATAATCAGGGCCAAGGGCAGCTTCCAGTTTTTCGGTGCGGTAAACTGGCCATTTCTCGTATTGCGGCAACAGCTCTCCGCGTAGTTCCAGCAGCAGTGCAGGCAATTCAGCGTTCAGGCGGGCAAATACAAAGTTTACCAGGTCTTCCATAAACTCCAT
This genomic interval carries:
- a CDS encoding LutB/LldF family L-lactate oxidation iron-sulfur protein codes for the protein MSKLKQFLLDSETKSFDQNHRATIRFNIGKYNAAVQRGLTQYSDHELARERASYIKTNTIKDLDKYLMEFEANFTARGGKVIWARDAQEALKEIGEIMKRKRAKSVVKSKSMITEEIHMNEFLEKNGVEVVETDLGEYIVQLAEQRPYHIVTPAMHMSKKDIAELFVRKLNIAPTDDAQELVGVARRLLRDKYTSAEIGITGGNFLLADVGGVAVTENEGNARLSTTFPKTHIAIVGIEKMLPSIMDLDLFWPLLSTSGTGQNVTVYNTIFTGPRQPNEKDGPEEMYVILLDNGRTELMSHPEKREALNCIRCGACLNICPVYKNIGGHTYESTYSGPIGSVLTPHFNGMAENKHLSFASSLCGACTSVCPVKINIHNLLLLNRKQSVDMGLADKQEKTAFKFWLKAMKSRKLMNMAPSGIKNYVVKYILKDTWSKRREAMKIAPKSFNQLWKERS
- a CDS encoding asparagine synthetase A, translated to MMEPPVLETPTAIDQMLDRLSRPALPGILQVQQGIVRASHEFMFRKGLTQLMPLMLSPITDPLNHGVVDASIPYADKRWSLTKSMIFHKQLALLNPALDSLYIVSPNVRLEFADRAGTGRHLFEFTQIDFEFKNKDRFYVMEFMEDLVNFVFARLNAELPALLLELRGELLPQYEKWPVYRTEKLEAALGPDYEMLQSGMSDSPFWLLNHKREFYDKEDQMKPGTYFNYDLVWPEGFGEGLSGAERENDYKQLLKRMAETGANKEIFNDYLEVAKRGLLPRTAGAGFGVERMTRFICKIKDIDDVTVFPRKPGHASMF